In Sphaeramia orbicularis chromosome 1, fSphaOr1.1, whole genome shotgun sequence, a genomic segment contains:
- the LOC115420883 gene encoding prostaglandin E2 receptor EP1 subtype-like, with amino-acid sequence MLALSHYNSSGSLLLPRFSNDSGGRLEATVAMEGLSHQENFTLVQPTTSGIIVVVLSMTLGIVSNIVALFILVNAYSLQRRRSKATFLLFATSLVVTDFIGHLIPGALVLRLYLSGGVRPEDYSSSDGMCQFLGGSMVFFGLCPLFLGCAMAAERCLGVTKPLLHSSLVTTTRTKVSLSIIWLAALCVALLPCFQLGSYTYQVPGTWCFINVLNNTDEVDVAFVVLFSGLGLTSLAVALVCNTISGLTLVLARLRRQPGSHHSAKSHDIEMVVQLVGIMVTSCICWSPLLVFGLMSAVRSYTGSIGEDLSRYKNLMVMAVRLATWNQILDPWVYILLRRTVLRKIYLIAKCQAGLRSNVLGHWEPTPFQSSEKHEVHQV; translated from the exons ATGTTAGCTTTGAGCCACTACAACTCCTCAGGCTCCCTGCTTCTCCCCCGTTTCTCCAATGACAGTGGTGGGAGGCTGGAGGCCACGGTGGCCATGGAAGGGCTTTCCCACCAGGAGAACTTCACCTTGGTGCAGCCTACAACCAGTGGCATCATAGTTGTTGTACTGTCAATGACCCTGGGTATTGTGTCCAACATTGTGGCCCTGTTCATCCTGGTTAATGCCTATTCCCTCCAGCGCCGGCGCTCCAAAGCCACATTCCTTCTCTTTGCCACATCCCTTGTGGTGACTGATTTCATTGGACATTTGATCCCTGGAGCTTTGGTTCTTAGACTTTACCTGTCTGGAGGTGTGCGACCTGAGGACTACAGCTCTTCTGATGGCATGTGTCAGTTCCTGGGTGGGAGTATGGTGTTCTTTGGCTTGTGTCCGCTGTTTCTGGGCTGTGCCATGGCCGCTGAGCGCTGTCTGGGTGTTACTAAGCCGCTGCTACATTCATCTCTGGTCACCACCACCCGCACGAAAGTCAGTCTCTCCATCATCTGGCTGGCAGCTCTGTGTGTGGCCCTGCTGCCGTGCTTCCAGCTGGGCTCTTACACCTACCAGGTCCCAGGAACCTGGtgtttcataaatgtattaaacaaCACTGATGAAGTTGACGTGGCATTTGTGGTGCTGTTCTCTGGACTCGGTCTGACCTCACTGGCTGTGGCGCTGGTGTGTAACACCATCAGTGGACTGACCCTAGTGCTGGCTCGGCTCAGGAGGCAGCCCGGCTCCCATCACTCAGCAAAGTCCCACGACATAGAGATGGTGGTGCAGCTGGTGGGTATCATGGTCACCTCATGCATCTGCTGGAGTCCTCTGCTG GTGTTTGGTCTGATGTCTGCTGTCCGCTCATACACCGGATCCATTGGTGAGGATCTATCCAGATATAAAAACCTGATGGTGATGGCTGTGAGGCTGGCCACATGGAACCAAATCCTTGACCCCTGGGTGTACATTCTGTTGCGCCGGACTGTGCTGCGCAAGATCTACCTCATCGCTAAGTGCCAGGCGGGACTGAGGAGTAATGTATTAGGTCACTGGGAGCCCACCCCTTTTCAAAGCTCAGAAAAACATGAAGTTCATCAAGTCTAA
- the LOC115424283 gene encoding interleukin enhancer-binding factor 3-like isoform X1 codes for MDPSGEPMWDEHQAYEELLYWDSLIQQGHRLLPHDFDRYEELRYWYDCLCYEEELRQYHDYIAAIEEMEDQWHQEEASETAESPVHLRPYDRHVMAKHSEIYPTADELESVQTIISHVEYGLKNVSDQMGTSNGDKEQTQMESDDSQGQVLRGVMRVGLVAKGLLLKEDKDLELVLLSTNKPTITLLMQVAEKLITELEAVAPGMYTVSPCPEDAAIVVKGTAEPRLTLKVQLTSPLVRIEEGSNAPEEETRTVNDPPDVLDRQKCLTALASLRHAKWFQAKVSDLRSAVVVIRIMRDLCIRVPTWMPLSGWPLELLVEKAIVTSERPLGAGEALRRVLESIASGILLEDGPGIKDPCEKEVVDATQGLTVQQREDITQSAQCALRLCAFGQMHKVLGMDAKPIRPRKPVGPRGKDQVTAPSGHYDAPSKRPYSEVETETDDQEPHLNSKQRKFLKFQKRFQRKSISDDFSMNAVMRLNQYRPGLDYRLTSQTGPVHEPVFTMAVDVNGKTYEATGPSKRAAKLNVATKVLQDLGLPTGSDSKSDSTVDTEGGKELGKAAPMTTSTSDDSGLGPILTKNGKNPVMELNEKRRSLKYELSAETGGSHEKCFVMEVEVDGQKFKGRGSNKKEAKAYAALAALEKLFPDDNGGGNRNFSKKKVTYTDMHIPGFGTIRGIPSDSGTRGMGSSRGRGRGRGKQFTAGPSYNKTNYSYESSTGTSYHNLYGYNAGNTAAKTNDNSGTSSGYGTFYPESTTYSSPPVSSSTSNTTKGESYQSMPPPVGQESPYSYGYGDEKKRMLTQGQGGGQSQDYTMYSTTYPSSVTGGQGYNNYAGWGNQSSWGGQQDYNMYQGFGGQQQGSYSGYGDTNY; via the exons ATGGATCCCTCTGGTGAACCGATGTGGGATGAGCACCAGGCGTACGAGGAGCTGCTGTACTGGGACAGCCTCATACAGCAGGGACACAGACTCCTCCCGCACGACTTTGATAG ATATGAGGAGCTGCGCTACTGGTACGACTGTCTTTGCTATGAGGAGGAGCTAAGACAGTACCATGACTATATTGCTGCTATTGAGGAGATGGAAGATCAATGGCATCAGGAG gAAGCAAGTGAAACTGCAGAATCCCCAGTGCATTTGCGGCCATACGACCGCCATGTAATGGCCAAACATTCTGAGATCTATCCAACAGCAGATGAGCTGGAATCAGTGCAGACAATCATCTCCCATGTAGAGTATGGTTTGAAGAACGTCTCTGACCAGATGGGCACTAGTAATGGTGACAAAGAACAAACGCAGATGGAAAG TGATGATTCACAAGGCCAGGTCCTGCGTGGAGTCATGAGGGTGGGCTTAGTGGCCAAAGGACTGCTGCTAAAGGAAGATAAGGACCTAGAGCTGGTTCTGCTTTCTACCAATAAGCCCACAATCACTCTGCTTATGCAAGTTGCAGAAAAGCTAATCACAGAGTTGGAG GCTGTTGCACCAGGGATGTACACGGTAAGCCCATGCCCTGAAGATGCAGCCATTGTTGTTAAAGGCACCGCAGAACCGAGACTGACCCTCAAAGTCCAACTCACATCCCCTCTTGTCAGGATTGAGGAAGGAAGTAACGCTCCAGAAGAAG AAACGCGAACAGTCAACGATCCGCCGGACGTTCTGGACAGGCAGAAATGCCTTACTGCCTTGGCGTCTCTTCGCCACGCCAAGTGGTTCCAG GCCAAAGTCAGTGACCTCCGTTCTGCTGTTGTTGTGATTCGGATAATGAGGGACTTGTGTATCCGTGTTCCCACCTGGATGCCACTCTCAGGATGG CCTCTAGAGCTGCTGGTAGAGAAAGCCATAGTCACATCAGAGAGGCCCCTGGGAGCAGGAGAAGCCCTACGCAGGGTTTTAGAGAGCATTGCCTCCGGAATTCTTTTGGAAG ATGGCCCTGGAATTAAAGATCCATGTGAGAAGGAAGTGGTTGATGCCACTCAAGGCCTGACAGTTCAACAGCGTGAAGACATCACACAGAGTGCTCAG TGTGCCTTGAGGCTGTGTGCATTTGGACAAATGCACAAAGTCTTGGGGATGGATGCAAAGCCAATAAGGCCAAGGAAACCAGTGGGACCCAGAGGAAAAGATCAGGTCACAG CACCATCTGGACACTATGACGCACCATCAAAGAGGCCTTActcagaggtggagacagagacagatgaCCAAGAGCCACATCTCAACAGCAAACAGAGGAAGTTTCTCAAGTTTCAGAAGCGTTTTCAGAGGAAATCAA TCTCTGATGATTTCAGTATGAATGCTGTGATGCGTCTGAACCAGTACAGACCTGGTCTGGACTACAGACTTACATCGCAGACAGGTCCAGTCCATGAGCCAGTCTTCACGATGGCTGTGGATGTAAATGGAAAGACGTACGAAGCCACAGGGCCTTCAAAAAGAGCTGCAAAGCTTAATGTGGCCACAAAG GTCCTACAGGATCTTGGACTTCCAACCGGTTCAGACTCCAAATCAGATTCCACTGTCGATACAGAGGGAGGCAAGGAATTAGGCAAAGCTGCTCCCATGACCACTTCTACATCAGATGAC AGTGGCCTGGGTCCAATCTTAaccaaaaatggcaaaaatccGGTGATGGAGCTGAATGAGAAACGTCGCAGCCTGAAGTATGAGTTGTCTGCAGAGACGGGGGGCTCCCATGAAAAGTGCTTCGTCATGGAG GTGGAGGTTGATGGGCAGAAGTTCAAAGGTAGAGGCTCCAATAAGAAAGAAGCAAAGGCCTACGCTGCTCTAGCTGCATTAGAAAAACTTTTCCCAGATGACAACGGAGGGGGCAacagaaatttttcaaaaaagaaGGTCACCTACACAGATATG CACATCCCTGGCTTTGGTACGATCCGCGGCATTCCCTCAGACTCTGGGACCCGTGGCATGGGCTCCAGCAGAGGTCGTGGCAGGGGCCGGGGGAAACAGTTTACTGCAGGACCCAGCTACAACAAAA CCAACTACAGCTATGAAAGCAGCACTGGCACAAGCTATC ATAATCTTTATGGGTATAATGCTGGCAACACTGCAGCCAAAACTAATGATAACAGCGGGACAAGCAGTGGTTATGGAACATTTTACCCTGAGAGCACTACCTACTCCTCCCCACCTGTATCCAGCTCCACCTCCAACACCACAAAAGGGGAGAGCTACCAGTCGATGCCACCTCCTGTTGGTCAGGAGAGTCCGTACAGCTATGGGTACGGAGATGAGAAGAAGAGGATGCTGACGCAGGGACAGGGAGGCGGACAAAGCCAGGACTACACGATGTACAGTACAACTTACCCCAGTTCAGTGACAGGGGGCCAGGGTTATAATAATTACG CAGGCTGGGGGAACCAGTCATCCTGGGGGGGTCAGCAGGACTACAACATGTACCAAGGCTTCGGAGGGCAACAGCAAGGCTCTTATTCTGGATACGGTGACACAAATTACTAA
- the LOC115424283 gene encoding interleukin enhancer-binding factor 3-like isoform X2: protein MDPSGEPMWDEHQAYEELLYWDSLIQQGHRLLPHDFDRYEELRYWYDCLCYEEELRQYHDYIAAIEEMEDQWHQEEASETAESPVHLRPYDRHVMAKHSEIYPTADELESVQTIISHVEYGLKNVSDQMGTSNGDKEQTQMESDDSQGQVLRGVMRVGLVAKGLLLKEDKDLELVLLSTNKPTITLLMQVAEKLITELEAVAPGMYTVSPCPEDAAIVVKGTAEPRLTLKVQLTSPLVRIEEGSNAPEEETRTVNDPPDVLDRQKCLTALASLRHAKWFQAKVSDLRSAVVVIRIMRDLCIRVPTWMPLSGWPLELLVEKAIVTSERPLGAGEALRRVLESIASGILLEDGPGIKDPCEKEVVDATQGLTVQQREDITQSAQCALRLCAFGQMHKVLGMDAKPIRPRKPVGPRGKDQVTAPSGHYDAPSKRPYSEVETETDDQEPHLNSKQRKFLKFQKRFQRKSISDDFSMNAVMRLNQYRPGLDYRLTSQTGPVHEPVFTMAVDVNGKTYEATGPSKRAAKLNVATKVLQDLGLPTGSDSKSDSTVDTEGGKELGKAAPMTTSTSDDSGLGPILTKNGKNPVMELNEKRRSLKYELSAETGGSHEKCFVMEVEVDGQKFKGRGSNKKEAKAYAALAALEKLFPDDNGGGNRNFSKKKVTYTDMHIPGFGTIRGIPSDSGTRGMGSSRGRGRGRGKQFTAGPSYNKTNYSYESSTGTSYHNLYGYNAGNTAAKTNDNSGTSSGYGTFYPESTTYSSPPVSSSTSNTTKGESYQSMPPPVGQESPYSYGYGDEKKRMLTQGQGGGQSQDYTMYSTTYPSSVTGGQGYNNYGWGNQSSWGGQQDYNMYQGFGGQQQGSYSGYGDTNY, encoded by the exons ATGGATCCCTCTGGTGAACCGATGTGGGATGAGCACCAGGCGTACGAGGAGCTGCTGTACTGGGACAGCCTCATACAGCAGGGACACAGACTCCTCCCGCACGACTTTGATAG ATATGAGGAGCTGCGCTACTGGTACGACTGTCTTTGCTATGAGGAGGAGCTAAGACAGTACCATGACTATATTGCTGCTATTGAGGAGATGGAAGATCAATGGCATCAGGAG gAAGCAAGTGAAACTGCAGAATCCCCAGTGCATTTGCGGCCATACGACCGCCATGTAATGGCCAAACATTCTGAGATCTATCCAACAGCAGATGAGCTGGAATCAGTGCAGACAATCATCTCCCATGTAGAGTATGGTTTGAAGAACGTCTCTGACCAGATGGGCACTAGTAATGGTGACAAAGAACAAACGCAGATGGAAAG TGATGATTCACAAGGCCAGGTCCTGCGTGGAGTCATGAGGGTGGGCTTAGTGGCCAAAGGACTGCTGCTAAAGGAAGATAAGGACCTAGAGCTGGTTCTGCTTTCTACCAATAAGCCCACAATCACTCTGCTTATGCAAGTTGCAGAAAAGCTAATCACAGAGTTGGAG GCTGTTGCACCAGGGATGTACACGGTAAGCCCATGCCCTGAAGATGCAGCCATTGTTGTTAAAGGCACCGCAGAACCGAGACTGACCCTCAAAGTCCAACTCACATCCCCTCTTGTCAGGATTGAGGAAGGAAGTAACGCTCCAGAAGAAG AAACGCGAACAGTCAACGATCCGCCGGACGTTCTGGACAGGCAGAAATGCCTTACTGCCTTGGCGTCTCTTCGCCACGCCAAGTGGTTCCAG GCCAAAGTCAGTGACCTCCGTTCTGCTGTTGTTGTGATTCGGATAATGAGGGACTTGTGTATCCGTGTTCCCACCTGGATGCCACTCTCAGGATGG CCTCTAGAGCTGCTGGTAGAGAAAGCCATAGTCACATCAGAGAGGCCCCTGGGAGCAGGAGAAGCCCTACGCAGGGTTTTAGAGAGCATTGCCTCCGGAATTCTTTTGGAAG ATGGCCCTGGAATTAAAGATCCATGTGAGAAGGAAGTGGTTGATGCCACTCAAGGCCTGACAGTTCAACAGCGTGAAGACATCACACAGAGTGCTCAG TGTGCCTTGAGGCTGTGTGCATTTGGACAAATGCACAAAGTCTTGGGGATGGATGCAAAGCCAATAAGGCCAAGGAAACCAGTGGGACCCAGAGGAAAAGATCAGGTCACAG CACCATCTGGACACTATGACGCACCATCAAAGAGGCCTTActcagaggtggagacagagacagatgaCCAAGAGCCACATCTCAACAGCAAACAGAGGAAGTTTCTCAAGTTTCAGAAGCGTTTTCAGAGGAAATCAA TCTCTGATGATTTCAGTATGAATGCTGTGATGCGTCTGAACCAGTACAGACCTGGTCTGGACTACAGACTTACATCGCAGACAGGTCCAGTCCATGAGCCAGTCTTCACGATGGCTGTGGATGTAAATGGAAAGACGTACGAAGCCACAGGGCCTTCAAAAAGAGCTGCAAAGCTTAATGTGGCCACAAAG GTCCTACAGGATCTTGGACTTCCAACCGGTTCAGACTCCAAATCAGATTCCACTGTCGATACAGAGGGAGGCAAGGAATTAGGCAAAGCTGCTCCCATGACCACTTCTACATCAGATGAC AGTGGCCTGGGTCCAATCTTAaccaaaaatggcaaaaatccGGTGATGGAGCTGAATGAGAAACGTCGCAGCCTGAAGTATGAGTTGTCTGCAGAGACGGGGGGCTCCCATGAAAAGTGCTTCGTCATGGAG GTGGAGGTTGATGGGCAGAAGTTCAAAGGTAGAGGCTCCAATAAGAAAGAAGCAAAGGCCTACGCTGCTCTAGCTGCATTAGAAAAACTTTTCCCAGATGACAACGGAGGGGGCAacagaaatttttcaaaaaagaaGGTCACCTACACAGATATG CACATCCCTGGCTTTGGTACGATCCGCGGCATTCCCTCAGACTCTGGGACCCGTGGCATGGGCTCCAGCAGAGGTCGTGGCAGGGGCCGGGGGAAACAGTTTACTGCAGGACCCAGCTACAACAAAA CCAACTACAGCTATGAAAGCAGCACTGGCACAAGCTATC ATAATCTTTATGGGTATAATGCTGGCAACACTGCAGCCAAAACTAATGATAACAGCGGGACAAGCAGTGGTTATGGAACATTTTACCCTGAGAGCACTACCTACTCCTCCCCACCTGTATCCAGCTCCACCTCCAACACCACAAAAGGGGAGAGCTACCAGTCGATGCCACCTCCTGTTGGTCAGGAGAGTCCGTACAGCTATGGGTACGGAGATGAGAAGAAGAGGATGCTGACGCAGGGACAGGGAGGCGGACAAAGCCAGGACTACACGATGTACAGTACAACTTACCCCAGTTCAGTGACAGGGGGCCAGGGTTATAATAATTACG GCTGGGGGAACCAGTCATCCTGGGGGGGTCAGCAGGACTACAACATGTACCAAGGCTTCGGAGGGCAACAGCAAGGCTCTTATTCTGGATACGGTGACACAAATTACTAA